One Corvus cornix cornix isolate S_Up_H32 chromosome 10, ASM73873v5, whole genome shotgun sequence genomic region harbors:
- the BLOC1S6 gene encoding biogenesis of lysosome-related organelles complex 1 subunit 6 isoform X2: MSGAERPEGKEAATAGDPGRSLGPSDASPDEGVVEDLPLIDEKAVEQLTEGLISHYLPDLQRSKLALQELTQNQVVLLETLEQEISKFKDCNSILDINALKRALKLQQKRQKEELEREQQREKELEREKQLTAKPAKRT, translated from the exons ATGAGCGGCGCGGAGCGGCCGGAGGGGAAGGAGGCGGCGACCGCGGGCGACCCCGGGCGCTCGCTGG GTCCCAGTGATGCATCTCCAGATGAAGGAGTTGTAGAAGATCTGCCTTTAATAGATGAGAAAGCTGTGGAGCAGCTAACTGAAGGATTGATCTCCCACTATCTGCCTGATCTTCAGCGATCAAAATTAGCACTGCAGGAACTTAC acaGAACCAAGTGGTCTTGCTAGAAACATTAGAACAAGAGATTTCAAAATTCAAAGACTGTAACTCCATTCTTGATATTAATGCTTTG aaaagaGCACTTAAGCTGCAACAAAAGAGGCAGAAGGAGGAGTTGGAACGAGAGCAGCAACGTGAGAAGGAActtgaaagagagaaacagtTAACAGCAAAACCTGCAAAGAGGACCTGA
- the BLOC1S6 gene encoding biogenesis of lysosome-related organelles complex 1 subunit 6 isoform X1 has product MSGAERPEGKEAATAGDPGRSLGPSDASPDEGVVEDLPLIDEKAVEQLTEGLISHYLPDLQRSKLALQELTQNQVVLLETLEQEISKFKDCNSILDINALFSEAKHYHNKLVNIRNEMMMLHEKTSKLKKRALKLQQKRQKEELEREQQREKELEREKQLTAKPAKRT; this is encoded by the exons ATGAGCGGCGCGGAGCGGCCGGAGGGGAAGGAGGCGGCGACCGCGGGCGACCCCGGGCGCTCGCTGG GTCCCAGTGATGCATCTCCAGATGAAGGAGTTGTAGAAGATCTGCCTTTAATAGATGAGAAAGCTGTGGAGCAGCTAACTGAAGGATTGATCTCCCACTATCTGCCTGATCTTCAGCGATCAAAATTAGCACTGCAGGAACTTAC acaGAACCAAGTGGTCTTGCTAGAAACATTAGAACAAGAGATTTCAAAATTCAAAGACTGTAACTCCATTCTTGATATTAATGCTTTG TTTTCAGAAGCTAAACACTATCACAACAAGTTAGTGAATATTAGAAATGAAATGATGATGCTGCATGAGAAGACATCAAAGTTAAAA aaaagaGCACTTAAGCTGCAACAAAAGAGGCAGAAGGAGGAGTTGGAACGAGAGCAGCAACGTGAGAAGGAActtgaaagagagaaacagtTAACAGCAAAACCTGCAAAGAGGACCTGA